The following coding sequences are from one Panicum hallii strain FIL2 chromosome 5, PHallii_v3.1, whole genome shotgun sequence window:
- the LOC112892928 gene encoding uncharacterized protein LOC112892928 encodes MHLTATMVCKQKRSPPEYFPHGLDGEGGRDSFSARQYVTLLFRVRRPASPSLARPHRSPARRPALPRADLRASPPSRAPICACPEARGGGARWTGGEEAWRTPRMAPCRRRCGNWDGQRCRRFVVPPVRYEVEVDAISSEKLAFVLGAVFTVGPRRIDGGDKPDGDGDPPEEVLLLPLADDVTGGGEPGQGGHGSRRQGALALYGQRPSYPIASPLVASRI; translated from the exons ATGCATCTAACGGCCACAATGGTCTGCAAGCAAAAACGATCTCCTCCAGAATATTTTCCCCACGGGCTGGATGGAGAAGGCGGGAGGGATTCTTTTTCCGCGCGCCAGTACGTCACCCTGCTCTTCCGCgtgcgccgccccgcctcgcccTCCCTCGCACGGCCGCACCGctctcccgcgcgccgccccgccctccCTCGCGCCGACCTTCGCGCCTCCCCACCGTCCCGCGCGCCTATCTGCGCCTGCCCAGAGGCCAGAGGAGGTGGAGCTCGCTGgacaggaggagaagaagccTGGCGTACTCCGCGTATGGCTCCATGCCGCCGCCGGTGTGGGAACTGGGACGGCCAGCGCTGCAGGCGTTTCGTCGTCCCGCCGGTGAGGTACGAGGTGGAGGTGGACGCCATTAGCTCCGAGAAGCTGGCCTTCGTCCTCGGCGCCGTCTTCACCGTCGGCCCCAGGAGGATCGACGGCGGCGACAAGCCTGACGGGGACGGGGACCCGCCAGAGGAAGTACTTCTCCTTCCTCTGGCGGATGACGTGACAGGGGGCGGTGAACCAGGCCAAGGTGGACATGGCAGTCGGCGACAAGGAGCACTTGCTTTATATGGGCAGCGACCATCATATCCCATAGCATCGCCCTTGGTGGCCAGCCGCA TTTGA